The stretch of DNA GTAGCCAAGGAGGGAAACAAGGTTCCTGTGTTTGACCTTCCCGATCGTTTCCATTTCGGCAGTGAATTCCCTGTCACCTTGGCCGCTGATATGTATCAGTTTCTTGATAGCCACTATAGTTCCATCCTTTAGCTGGGCTCGATACACATCCCCGAATCCACCTGAGCCTACAAGGCAGTCGTCATGGAAGCCATTTGTGGCTTCAAAAAGATCCGCCAAAGTGAGATTCTTGAGTGGCTTATCGAAGGTTGAGAGGGTGATGCTTAATGCATCACGAGCACTGATTTTCCATATGCTGTTGGCTGTGACCGAGTTCGAGTGATTCTCCATGTAGGCCTCGATCGCTGCCTCCTTCCTCTTCCTTGTCCTCTTCTTCGATTCTATAGCAACAAGTGTCAATCCGAGAATGCAGAAGAGGGAAAACAACAATCCTATAGCAACGCTTCCTGCAATGGATGTACGTTTATGGTGAGATTTTTCATGCTGGCCATTTCCTGTACCCAATCCCGCCCCACAACGGGGAAGAGGGTATCCACAAAGCCCTGAATTATTTGCAAACCGGAAATCAGGAAATGTGTCGAATGGAGCCGATTCAGGTATCATTCCTGATAGATTGTTATTCGATAGGTCAATTTCACCCAACGGAAGGTTGCTCAACGACTGTGGAATGGAACCGTTCAGCCTATTGTAGGAAAAGTCAAGAATAGCAACATTCTTTAAGCCGGAGAGCTCCTGAGGGATTGGACCAGAAAGATCATTGTGTCCCAGGTTGAGTATATACAGGTAGTACATGGAACCCAGCTCTTTCGGAATATTTCCCTCCAGATTATTGTAAGAAAGGTCAAGAAATATCATCGAGCCATTGTGATTGAAATTTGGCTGAAGGGTGCCACTATAAACTCTGCTGAAACTGCAGGGATGCCTCGTCGAAATCCTGCTCAATTGTTCCTGCCTAATGCCTCCAAACTCGAGTAAATTCCCAGCTCCATGGCATTGTTTGCTCCCATCATTCTTGATATACACAAACTGCTTCCCTGTGAGCAATCCCGCAGCAATTTTACCAGATTGCTTGGCCAACTCTGGAGGGATCATCCCGTTCAAGAAATTAGTGTTGAGGTCCAACCAAATCAAGCTGCGACAATCCCCTAACTCAGCTGGAATATTTCCACTTAGCGAATTGTTTCCAAGTTTCAGAATCGCTAGATTGCCTAGAAGGCCCAAAGAAGCTGGTATTTCCCCGCTCAATTGATTATTAGACAATgaaatccaattcaacctggtaCAGTTGCTAAGACTGTCTGGTATGGATCCAGACAAGTCATTGAAATCAAGAATCAAGTTCTCTAAACTCCGCAAGTACATAAAATCTTCTGGGATTTCACCATTGAGTTGATTCAACCACAAGATCACGTCCTTGAGATTCGGCAACGTCCCCAAGCTCGGCGGGATGATTCCATTCAAATAGTTTAAACTAAGATCGAGAGAAACCAACTGTGAGCAATTACTTAAACTCTGAGGTATCGAACCAGCTGAGCCTATTATTCTGCAAATACAACCATTTCAAACTGGTCCTAGGATCTTGGCAAAGACCAGAAGGAATCGAACCAGATAGACTATTTGAACTCGCATCTAAAGTCTCCAAAATCACCATCTTCGAAAAAGAATCGGGCAAAGGTCCCGAAAAGTAATTGAAAGACATCCTTAAAGTCCTCAAATGGCTCAATTCCAAGAGCGTGTCAATGGGTAACTCACCAGAGAAATCATTTCCTGAGATATCAAGAAGCTCCAAGGTGGCAGAGCAGGCACCAAGAATTTCAGGTAGACTACCTGTAAAAGTATTAAAAGACAGATCCAACTCCACAATGGTTGTGCATAAATCGGATAAACTCGGAGGAAAAGTACCCAGGAAATCATTTTCTCGGAGATACAGATACTGTATGCTCCCACTAGGCAGCTCTGGAACCGAGCCTGTGAGGTGGTTATTGCTGAGATTAAGAAAACTCAGCTTCCCACATTTTAAAAGCGAATTCTCGACATCACCGTGGAATTTATTGGAAGACAAGTCAAGGTGTTCCAAGTTGGAGCAGTCACTAAATGAGGGGAAATTGGTGGAAAAATTGTTGGTGGAAAGATCCAAATAGACCAAATTCTTGGAGTTCAACACAGGTAAATCTCCTGACAATTTGTTACCCTTCAAAGACAGGCGCTGCAGCTCAGAAAAACCACTCGATAAAAGCCAAGGAACCACATTTTGCCCGGAAATATTGTTGTAAGAAACATCAAGAACTTGTAACGAGGAGATCCCCGCAAAGGGAGTGCCTTTTTTAGCAGCATCCTTCACAAAAGGGGGGTCCAAAGAATTCTTGGAAAGATTAAGAAAAACCAATCCAAGGCAAGTCCCGAGAATGGAAATATCAGTTAAACTCCCGGAAATAGCATTCTCAGCTAGATCCAGCGAACTCAAGAAGCTCCCACATGAGACACTCGAAACAGAAGAGATTGAACCATAAATACCAGCAGTCTTCAGAACAAGAGACTCCAAATTCTGAAGAGTCAACAAAAAACTCGCAACCGAGGAGAAATCAGCACTAAGTTGATAATTAGAAAGGTCTATGGATGAAACCCTCGAATCTTTACAAGAAACACCACTGAAACTGCAGGGAGAAATGGTAGGCTGCCAGGATTGAAGTGAAGCGGGGTTGAGGAGTGAATTCTTGAAGGAAATTAGCTGGTGAGAGTCCCTGTAGAGGTCGTTTGAAGCAGAAATAACAAGTGTAAAGGGGAGAAAGATGACGGATAATAATAATACACACATCAAGATTTTCTGCTGCAGACTGGGGTGATGACATAAGAAGAAGAGAAAATTGGAGTTGATGAGCTTGTTGTGGTCTTTCATGTTCAAAATTTAACGTGCTCTGTAGGAATTATGTTGTGGGCTTGTGCATCTCGAGGAGCCGTGGCTCTTTTGCTTCCATTCCAGACAGGAGATATGGAACAGACACACACGAACACACACAAAGTAGAGAGAGGGAGGGATCAATCCAAAACTAAATGGGATTGGCTTTGTAGAGATGTAGTAAATAAaccaagtaattaaaataaataaatatcttatataaatttatagtttaattatttaaggCAGGGGGGTGTTGAATTTGGGGGGGTGGACACAGCTGTTTCGTCACATGCCATGTGACACAAATTTCTCTCTCTGCCTAAAATATAGAAtacattttatttcaaaagTCAGATTATAATCAAATTTCCAAAATGAGTGAAACTCTAACTCCATTCTCAGTTGCTCAAAACTTGGCTTTTTGTAGTTTTGATAGAAAAGTGTCTTTGTTATGCAGGAAATGCATGAATAGGGATGGCCGTTTAGAAATATTTTCAAGcgcataaataaaaatatataaaactaaaatttatcGTGCCAAAATATTTAAGGTCGCAATTGGATACGAGGATTTTGATTTGACGAGGTGTTCGAATAAAATGATTTGTAGTAACTTTAAACGATTCAAAAAATAACCGGTTGAATAAATCCAAATgtaacataattttattttcatcttACCCCACATGATTTATTCCATGATCGCATTTTTCTCTCCATATTATCcataatctatttaaatttaattttaccaTCATCTCatgtatatatatcaagttaagtatattattaattatattaatttagatttataaatataataagtAGGAATAGAGTAAAAatctagagtaggtctcttgtgagacgatctcgcgaatctttatctgtgagacgagtcaatcataccgatattcacaataaaaagtaatactttttcatgaatgacttaaataagagatctgtctcacaaaatacgatccgtaaaATCGTCTTAGATAAgttttttgtcaaaaatataAGTAAGTGCATTTAGTAATCACTACTAACTATTTATTTAGTGTAGGAAAGGGTTGGAAAGTACGGAAGTGCATGAATGGCTCCAATCACTATCTACTTTTAAAGAATGCCAAGATTTcattgaataattaattgattgtcTTCACACGATCATGCACATAAGTTAATGcctataaaattttttatttaccgTCATTATTGCAATCTGGCTCAATTTTACAATATTAAAGTCCCAAATTCTCAATTTATTGTCGTCTTTAATGTGCATATGTACAGTATGGTAGTTGAGGACTAATTTATGAGCAATgcaataatttatattttgcaTAAATACTTTAATTTTGATAATCAAtctaaaatttatcatgtgtgTTAATTTATTATCGAGTAAtgcttatttaaaattaaaaaaaaaaaaacgctgCACAAGTTACTGCACACGACCATGTGATAAATTTCTAAGGGCATCTCCAACCGTCCTCCATAATGGAGGAATTGGAGGATGAAATCTTCTCCAACCGTACTCTATTTGTTTCCTCCATTTTAGAGTATGCAACAGTGATCCTCTATTTATGGAGTATCACTGTTCATATAGAGGATTGAAAAGgggtgaaaaataattacaaaatagatattttaaaaattgccatatagttcttttgaaaattaataagcGAATTACATGTAGTTGTGCCATGTTTAGCGAACTAATTAAGTttagttaaataatatattatattttgcaTAACTACGTTAATTTTGAGTATCAtctaaaatttatcatgtgtgTTAATTATATCCGAGGTAAtgcttatttaaaattaaaaaaaaaacgtgcACAAGTTACTGCACACGACCATGTGATAAatttctaataaattaaatgatACAAAATGTATTTTTTCTCATAAACTTTACATTTCATTtagttaaatttaaaataattaaagatgGAAtgattacaattttttttttaaatcgaatGATTACAATTTTAAAGCAAGTTGTTATACTATTTATGCAAGAACACAGTCtcataaatatatattagtAACACTATGATCGAACATTTGTCGTTTTACTAATAGTTATAGATAGTAATAGCAGtacaactcaaatttttttaaatatatagcAGCTCAAGCATCATGTTTCGACTGTTCTACCTCGTAGAGAATCACTGCACACAACATTGAGAAAAATCAATTAGATCCATATATGAAGTGAATATTAATAtcttttttacataaaaataatattttttcatagattgGTTCGTGCAAACGATGTCATAAAATTGTTTTTCATTCGAATGAGgagattttcaacaaaataatatgtttttttttataaataattgaaaacatTCAATCTCAACTTGTATGATTTGCGGATAAAATAATGAATCGAATGGTTTCTTGAATAGAAAACAAATCTTATCTTGCCATTATTATGTTTTCTTATCATATAGAAAATTAAGTACACGTGTCCATCTATATTACCGCGTGGTACACAAACGAATTTCATCACACACAGAAAATCAAGTGATTGATGGTAATAATCTCACggacattaaaacaattaattgtcAGAACGAATTGGAACCAAAATGCGAGCGAGGCCCATGGGTAATGCCCAAAAACTGCTTCTGTATGGGATTAATAAAAAAGATACGTTTCCAAGATTTCCGAGGCTTCATGTTcttaaaaatttaatcaaaattttagaagATAGGCGAGACCATATTTCCAAGATCGTGGCGTGACATAAAAAGACCTCCAACTAATTAATTAATCGATGGATGGAGTTTACCGGATTTTTACTGTGAAACTAAAATTTGTTTCCTAGATCCAccagaaaattgtgattttcatatccTTGTCATCATTCCTTCATCTTTCAGAGTTCATCTGAGGACCACAATGAAGTGTGGTTTTTATAGATTTCTTGTGCAAACATTAACTAGAGTAGCGGAGTCAAAGGCTTAGAAGTCTGGGAGCTGAGGAAAAATAAATGAGCCCATACAACATTTAGGGGGGAAAGGGTACCCTAGTCAGTCTTCATTACCCCGTTTCCTCGTTCCCCTGCTTAAGATCttattaacaaaaaataaacTCAGTCGATTTACGAGGCACAATGCAAATGTGAAGTCGGTAAAGTAAACGATGCAATACTTTGCAAAGATGGGGCGAGCCACGCCTGCTTTGATAAGAACATAAGCATGGAAAGTTTTACCTGCCAAATGGCTGAGATGATCAATGCAACTATATTGATGGGTAAATTCTTGGGGTACTTTCAACTGTTGTATGGTCTTATGAAACACAAATATTGTGGCGCTGTAAGTAAAATGACTCGACACTTTTGTACTAGGAGATTTTTACCCAACAGCTAAAACGCCTCTTGGCATTGCTTTTGGGATTGTTACTAGATCTTCTCTTCAACCTCACTAGATTTTACAAGCCCGATTTCTTCTTCCAGTGTCTGGACGGGCAGGGTTTGGTTCCGTTCTTTGCCTCCAGGTTGAGACGAAGCACGACCGTACCAAATCATACCCATGACAGCAACCATCATCCCCACAACCACATGTAGATTAAGTCCCTCTTTTCCAAAGAAAACGAATCCTAATATCAGTACAAGAATGGTCTTCATATGGCCCAACACTTGAAATGTCACAGCTGTGAATCTTCCTATGCAGATGAATTGGCTCAGATTGGTTCCTATTGCTATGGCACAGGACAATGTTATAAACATCTGCAAAGACGTCAAAGACTCGATAAAAAAGCTACATACAAAATACAGGCATTAATGTCAGCATAATCGCTGATCATATTTTCCTTGTAATAGTTACCAACTTACCGTTGACGTTAAGGTATAGTGATAGGAATCAATCCTCAGGTTTGTCAACCAGTAATCCATCAAGGGCCCTACTAAAAGCAATGATGCTGCTTGAGGTGGAGCAGTATGCCCTAATAAATCGAAAGAACCAATTTCATGCTTCCTTTGTAGAAAATGGACATACTGCAGATGTATGAAAAATGAAAGAACCCAATCAAGCACTTCATTAAGACTAGGTAAGCAACTAGTATATCCTATGATGAGCTATCAAAGACATCGGAAAATTCATGCTTAAAGGTCGTGCTTAACATAGACAAGCCCGTAATACACTCATATTTAATGATTACTCCCAAACCATCCTTCCCAGTTTGGATATAAGCAGTAGGACTGAAACCAAGATATTCACCTCCACACTGAAATATAAAAGTTAAAAGATGCAATTAGCCTCCCAGTCAAATTTTCTTCCTTGTACCGACCATGTTTATACCCAACCACCTGAACTCAAACACAATTTAATTCACGGATGATCCAATAGCCGTAAGCCACAAGATTCCTTGATCAATATCATTTGATGGAGAGAAGACTTACATACTGCTGCAACGAAGTGCTCCAAACGGCAATAAATGCAGCAATAAACCCTTTGGCATTCACACTAACATCAGTAACAGTGCATATGGAAACACCCAATAGAACAACTAAAATGCTAAGCTTGGTGTCCCTTGAATAGCGCACATTGTCCAATACAACTTCAAGAAAACATGACACAGGGATCATGCTGAGTTTTGCGATCTGGCGCATCAAGAATTGGAGC from Primulina tabacum isolate GXHZ01 chromosome 3, ASM2559414v2, whole genome shotgun sequence encodes:
- the LOC142539778 gene encoding UDP-rhamnose/UDP-galactose transporter 6-like, which encodes MDIFKQLKRMSSGSKDDRKVALDAAAWMFNIVSSVGIIMVNKALMATYGFTFATTLTGLHFAATTLMTLLLKRLGYIGSSALPISDLLKFVLCSNFSIVGMNLSLMWNSVGFYQIAKLSMIPVSCFLEVVLDNVRYSRDTKLSILVVLLGVSICTVTDVSVNAKGFIAAFIAVWSTSLQQYYVHFLQRKHEIGSFDLLGHTAPPQAASLLLVGPLMDYWLTNLRIDSYHYTLTSTMFITLSCAIAIGTNLSQFICIGRFTAVTFQVLGHMKTILVLILGFVFFGKEGLNLHVVVGMMVAVMGMIWYGRASSQPGGKERNQTLPVQTLEEEIGLVKSSEVEEKI
- the LOC142539777 gene encoding LOW QUALITY PROTEIN: brassinosteroid LRR receptor kinase-like (The sequence of the model RefSeq protein was modified relative to this genomic sequence to represent the inferred CDS: deleted 1 base in 1 codon), which produces MKDHNKLINSNFLFFLCHHPSLQQKILMCVLLLSVIFLPFTLVISASNDLYRDSHQLISFKNSLLNPASLQSWQPTISPCSFSGVSCKDSRVSSIDLSNYQLSADFSSVASFLLTLQNLESLVLKTAGIYGSISSVSSVSCGSFLSSLDLAENAISGSLTDISILGTCLGLVFLNLSKNSLDPPFVKDAAKKGTPFAGISSLQVLDVSYNNISGQNVVPWLLSSGFSELQRLSLKGNKLSGDLPVLNSKNLVYLDLSTNNFSTNFPSFSDCSNLEHLDLSSNKFHGDVENSLLKCGKLSFLNLSNNHLTGSVPELPSGSIQYLYLRENDFLGTFPPSLSDLCTTIVELDLSFNTFTGSLPEILGACSATLELLDISGNDFSGELPIDTLLELSHLRTLRMSFNYFSGPLPDSFSKMVILETLDASSNSLSGSIPSGLCQDPRTSLKWLYLQNNGSAGSIPQSLSNCSQLVSLDLSLNYLNGIIPPSLGTLPNLKDVILWLNQLNGEIPEDFMYLRSLENLILDFNDLSGSIPDSLSNCTRLNWISLSNNQLSGEIPASLGLLGNLAILKLGNNSLSGNIPAELGDCRSLIWLDLNTNFLNGMIPPELAKQSGKIAAGLLTGKQFVYIKNDGSKQCHGAGNLLEFGGIRQEQLSRISTRHPCSFSRVYSGTLQPNFNHNGSMIFLDLSYNNLEGNIPKELGSMYYLYILNLGHNDLSGPIPQELSGLKNVAILDFSYNRLNGSIPQSLSNLPLGEIDLSNNNLSGMIPESAPFDTFPDFRFANNSGLCGYPLPRCGAGLGTGNGQHEKSHHKRTSIAGSVAIGLLFSLFCILGLTLVAIESKKRTRKRKEAAIEAYMENHSNSVTANSIWKISARDALSITLSTFDKPLKNLTLADLFEATNGFHDDCLVGSGGFGDVYRAQLKDGTIVAIKKLIHISGQGDREFTAEMETIGKVKHRNLVSLLGYCKVGEERLLVYEYMKYGSLEDVLHDRKKIGIKLNWAGRRKLIIGSARGLAFLHHNCNPHIIHRDMKSSNVLVDENFEARVSDFGMARHVSVMDTHLSVSTLAGTPGYVPPEYYQSFRCSTKGDVYSYGVVLLELLTGRKPTDSVDFGDNNLVGWMKQQAKVKVRDVLDPQLLKEDPSLEMELLQYLKVACSCLDDRPWKRPTMIQVIAMFKEIQAGSLVDSSSIVTVSDGSFTAVEGVEMSIREGNVLSKPL